A region from the Lentimonas sp. CC4 genome encodes:
- a CDS encoding urea amidolyase associated protein UAAP2, whose translation MLTESTLSPDNAIFREVILAGDHWVHEVKAGQTIRILDLEGNQAADTLFYDAHDPENRYSASDTIQRQAALYLTTGTELISNQGDVLLKITADTCGRHDTVGGACSRESNTMRYAHEKEHMHACRDSFICGLQHWGPDLGKRDITCNINFFMNVPVTPEGKLTFEDGISAPGRYVELTAARDVICLISNCPQLNNPCNGYNPTPVEAIIWDK comes from the coding sequence ATGCTAACAGAAAGCACACTTTCCCCCGACAACGCCATCTTTCGCGAAGTCATCCTCGCGGGTGATCACTGGGTTCACGAAGTCAAAGCAGGGCAGACCATCCGCATCCTCGACCTCGAAGGTAATCAAGCGGCGGACACCCTCTTCTATGATGCCCACGATCCGGAAAACCGCTACAGCGCATCGGACACGATTCAGCGTCAAGCCGCTCTGTATTTGACGACTGGCACCGAGCTGATTTCAAACCAAGGTGATGTCTTGCTAAAAATTACAGCAGACACCTGCGGTCGTCACGACACCGTCGGAGGAGCCTGCTCACGTGAGAGCAACACGATGCGCTACGCTCATGAGAAGGAGCACATGCACGCCTGCCGTGATAGTTTCATCTGTGGCTTGCAGCACTGGGGGCCAGACCTCGGTAAGCGTGATATCACATGCAATATCAATTTCTTCATGAACGTGCCTGTGACACCCGAAGGTAAACTCACCTTCGAAGACGGCATTTCCGCGCCAGGTCGTTACGTCGAGCTCACTGCAGCACGTGATGTGATCTGTCTTATTTCAAATTGCCCGCAGCTGAACAACCCCTGCAACGGCTATAATCCCACACCAGTCGAAGCAATAATCTGGGATAAATAA
- the uca gene encoding urea carboxylase produces the protein MFQKVLIANRGEIACRIIRTLDALGVQSVAIYSDADRDAPHVAMATESYRIGPAPVSESYLKVETILEIAASSGAEAIHPGYGLLSENADFADKCEAAGLAFIGPSGAQMLAFGLKHEARRLAEENSVPLLPGSGLLPDCAAALIEAESIGYPVMLKSTAGGGGIGMQICEDAPALEEAFDRVERLSQSHFGQGGIFLEKFVTHARHLEVQIFGDGEGNVVSLGVRDCSTQRRNQKVIEETPPANVSESVIQGLQVTALQLSKAVKYRSAGTVEYIYDNDTGEYYFLEVNTRLQVEHGVTELVTGVDLVAWMVQLAAGDMNLSAEAEIVPQKGHAIQTRLYAENPHKDFQPSSGLLTRVSFPEGVRCDHWVCSGSEVSPYYDPLLAKLQVYAEDRPAAVDAIAGALEATRLDGIETNLDYLRSVVAAETFVSGNVVTKTLASHDYQPATFEILRSGTMTTVQDFPGRVGYWEVGVPPSGPMDSLSFRLGNRLLGNDFDDSGLEITATGPRLQFHTTTTVVLTGATMSATLDGEAVEFYRPFEVDAGSILDIGKLSGAGVRSYLLVKGGIDVPQYLGSRSTFTLGQFGGHGGRALRLGDVLHLNRRGFACEDREGKLGGEYAILPEANQPQFTNTWDIAVLYGPHGAPEFFTPQDIETFFQNEWEVHYNSARTGVRLIGPKPEWARTDGGEAGLHPSNIHDNAYAIGAIDFTGDMPVILGPDGPSLGGFVCPATIIESERWKMGQLKPGDKVRFRCVSREEAESLRNIHEEGLATLQPDYRVPTEVRIPEPSEAILVDDGEGADRLVIRQAGDAYVLAEIGPMALDFKLRFHIHVLYEALKKELFEGIEDLTPGIRSLQVHFDPGAVSAESIAAWIHAANDALPPLEDVTVPSRIVHMPLSWDDPSTQEAIQKYVQSVRADAPWCPDNIEFIRRINGLDTREDVYNVVFNASYVVLGLGDVYLGAPVATPLDPRHRLVTTKYNPARTWTPENAVGIGGAYMCIYGMEGPGGYQFVGRTVQVWNRYNTTPSFKEGKPWLLRFFDQIRYYPVSTEELETLRHDCPQGRFNPKIEEGSFSLGEYQAFLKENDTSITEFKTKQQASFDAERARWDAAGLSAYVEEEGGGVIEDAEALPEGAEPVESPVAGSVWKVLISEEDVSVKEGDTLAILESMKMEIKVDAPISGKLISVQCKEGQAMSPGQVLFGILPE, from the coding sequence ATGTTTCAAAAAGTTCTCATAGCCAATCGTGGCGAAATCGCCTGCCGTATCATCCGCACGCTGGATGCATTGGGTGTTCAATCCGTAGCCATTTATTCCGATGCTGACCGCGACGCGCCACACGTTGCGATGGCGACTGAGAGCTATCGCATCGGGCCTGCACCTGTCAGTGAGAGCTACCTCAAAGTGGAGACGATTCTAGAGATTGCTGCGTCGAGTGGTGCGGAGGCAATTCATCCAGGCTATGGGCTGCTTAGTGAGAACGCGGACTTCGCAGATAAGTGCGAAGCAGCTGGACTTGCGTTTATCGGTCCATCTGGCGCACAAATGCTCGCCTTTGGTTTAAAGCACGAAGCACGTCGTCTGGCTGAGGAGAATTCCGTTCCCTTATTGCCTGGCAGTGGTTTGTTGCCTGATTGTGCGGCAGCGCTGATTGAGGCGGAGTCGATTGGTTATCCAGTGATGCTGAAGAGCACCGCGGGTGGCGGTGGTATCGGGATGCAGATCTGCGAAGACGCACCCGCATTGGAAGAAGCCTTTGATCGTGTTGAGCGTCTGAGCCAGAGTCACTTCGGGCAGGGTGGTATTTTCTTGGAGAAATTTGTGACACATGCACGTCACTTAGAAGTGCAGATCTTTGGCGATGGTGAAGGCAATGTGGTTTCCCTCGGTGTGCGCGACTGCTCGACGCAGCGTCGTAATCAGAAGGTGATTGAAGAGACACCACCTGCAAATGTATCCGAATCCGTGATACAAGGATTGCAAGTAACTGCGCTACAATTGTCGAAAGCGGTGAAGTATCGTTCCGCTGGCACCGTGGAATACATTTACGATAATGATACGGGCGAGTATTACTTCCTTGAAGTAAATACGCGGCTACAGGTTGAGCACGGTGTGACCGAATTGGTGACGGGCGTCGATCTGGTTGCATGGATGGTGCAGCTGGCTGCAGGTGATATGAACCTTTCTGCAGAGGCCGAAATCGTGCCTCAAAAAGGACACGCCATTCAGACGCGCTTGTATGCGGAGAATCCACACAAGGACTTTCAGCCGTCCAGTGGCTTGTTGACACGCGTCAGCTTTCCGGAAGGTGTGCGTTGCGATCATTGGGTCTGCTCTGGTTCTGAAGTGAGTCCGTATTATGATCCATTGCTCGCGAAGCTGCAGGTCTACGCAGAGGATCGCCCTGCTGCAGTGGACGCCATCGCAGGAGCACTCGAAGCGACGCGCTTGGATGGCATTGAGACGAACTTGGATTATTTGCGCTCCGTCGTAGCAGCCGAGACCTTTGTCTCTGGCAATGTGGTGACGAAGACCTTGGCATCGCATGACTATCAGCCAGCGACCTTTGAGATCTTACGCTCTGGCACGATGACGACAGTGCAGGACTTTCCTGGACGTGTCGGTTATTGGGAAGTCGGTGTGCCACCTTCGGGGCCAATGGATTCGCTTTCGTTCCGATTGGGCAATCGTCTGCTCGGCAACGATTTCGATGATTCTGGTTTGGAAATTACAGCAACGGGGCCACGACTCCAGTTTCACACGACAACAACAGTGGTGCTGACAGGTGCAACGATGTCCGCGACGCTCGATGGCGAAGCGGTTGAATTTTATCGCCCCTTCGAAGTGGATGCAGGGTCGATTCTAGACATCGGTAAACTAAGCGGTGCCGGTGTGCGTAGCTACCTGCTAGTCAAAGGTGGAATTGATGTGCCACAGTATTTGGGCAGTCGTTCGACGTTCACACTCGGTCAGTTTGGTGGCCACGGGGGACGCGCCTTGCGTCTAGGCGACGTCTTGCACTTAAATCGTAGGGGCTTTGCTTGCGAAGACCGCGAAGGCAAATTGGGTGGCGAATACGCGATACTGCCTGAGGCGAATCAACCACAGTTCACGAATACATGGGATATCGCTGTGCTCTACGGACCACACGGTGCACCTGAGTTTTTCACGCCGCAAGATATTGAGACGTTCTTTCAGAATGAATGGGAAGTGCATTACAACTCCGCACGCACAGGTGTGCGCCTGATCGGCCCGAAGCCTGAATGGGCACGCACCGATGGGGGCGAGGCTGGTTTGCATCCTTCAAACATTCATGACAATGCATATGCGATCGGTGCGATTGATTTTACCGGCGACATGCCAGTGATCCTAGGGCCCGACGGGCCGAGTCTGGGTGGCTTTGTGTGCCCTGCGACGATTATTGAATCCGAGCGCTGGAAGATGGGGCAGCTCAAGCCCGGTGATAAGGTGCGCTTCCGCTGTGTCTCACGCGAAGAGGCTGAGTCGCTGCGCAATATTCACGAAGAAGGCCTTGCGACTTTGCAGCCAGACTACCGTGTGCCAACCGAGGTGCGCATCCCCGAGCCGAGTGAAGCCATCTTGGTGGACGATGGCGAAGGCGCAGATCGCTTGGTGATTCGCCAAGCAGGCGACGCCTATGTTTTGGCCGAGATCGGGCCGATGGCCTTGGACTTTAAATTGCGCTTCCATATCCACGTGCTTTACGAGGCACTGAAGAAGGAATTGTTCGAAGGCATTGAAGATTTAACACCGGGTATTCGTTCGTTGCAGGTGCATTTTGATCCGGGCGCGGTCAGTGCTGAATCAATTGCTGCGTGGATTCATGCGGCCAACGATGCCTTGCCGCCATTGGAAGACGTGACCGTGCCCTCGCGTATTGTGCACATGCCATTGTCGTGGGATGATCCTTCGACGCAGGAAGCGATTCAGAAGTATGTGCAGTCGGTGCGTGCGGATGCACCATGGTGCCCTGACAATATTGAATTTATTCGACGTATCAATGGTTTGGATACGCGAGAAGATGTTTACAACGTGGTGTTTAACGCGAGCTACGTGGTGCTGGGACTCGGTGATGTGTATCTCGGTGCGCCCGTGGCGACACCGCTCGATCCGCGTCATCGTTTGGTTACGACGAAGTATAACCCTGCTCGCACATGGACGCCTGAAAACGCGGTTGGAATCGGCGGCGCTTACATGTGTATTTATGGTATGGAAGGGCCGGGCGGCTATCAATTCGTTGGGCGCACAGTGCAGGTTTGGAATCGCTATAATACGACGCCGTCGTTCAAGGAAGGGAAGCCATGGTTGCTACGCTTCTTCGATCAGATCCGTTACTATCCAGTGTCGACAGAGGAGTTGGAAACCTTGCGCCATGACTGCCCGCAAGGGCGCTTTAATCCAAAGATTGAAGAAGGTTCGTTTAGCCTTGGTGAGTATCAAGCCTTTCTCAAAGAGAATGATACGAGCATTACTGAATTTAAAACTAAGCAACAGGCCTCCTTCGATGCCGAGCGCGCTCGCTGGGATGCAGCCGGGCTTTCCGCTTATGTCGAAGAAGAAGGCGGCGGCGTGATTGAAGATGCGGAAGCCTTGCCCGAAGGGGCTGAACCGGTTGAAAGCCCTGTGGCAGGTAGTGTCTGGAAGGTGTTGATCAGTGAGGAGGACGTCTCTGTGAAAGAGGGTGATACTTTGGCGATTTTAGAATCCATGAAGATGGAGATTAAAGTCGACGCACCTATTTCTGGTAAATTGATCTCTGTGCAATGCAAGGAAGGGCAAGCGATGTCGCCCGGCCAAGTGCTGTTTGGGATTCTGCCGGAGTAA
- the atzF gene encoding allophanate hydrolase, whose product MKSLDIETLRSAYASKELTPRGLLASIRETIAAADNPNVWIYLLSDAELEPYLERLEGLDPESLPLYGIPFGIKDNIDLVGIPTTAACPEFEYTPEYSSPVVEQLIEAGAIPIGKTNLDQFATGLVGTRTPYGAPRNPYANDRVPGGSSCGSAVALSEGMVSFSLGTDTAGSGRVPAAFNKLWGVKPSKGRLSTSGLVPACRTLDCISIFALNAVDSQTVLKVAEGYDVEDAYSQATLDKPLVNTKVIGIPQADQLMFFGDADYEGAWVQAVDDLQSQGWEVVEIDFEPFLNAARLLYEGPWVSERYTVLEDFLKTNPEAFYSATKQIIGGGADHSARDAFAATYRLAELRRESEAVWDGLTAIVTPTAGGFPTLADMEADPIGPNSQLGYYTNFMNLLDLCAVAVPAGESATGLPFGLTWIAPRDTDKALIEVASKGPSALKPDATLSILLFGAHMHGLPLNSQVLGLGGSFVGNVQTAPLYKMVYLPEPAPHRPGIVRIAEGGVSIAAEEWCFPKAALGELLATIQQPLGLGQLELTDGRKVHGFLCEAVVAEVAEDISVSGGWRQFLARG is encoded by the coding sequence ATGAAATCTTTAGATATTGAAACCTTACGGAGCGCGTATGCTTCCAAAGAACTCACTCCACGTGGATTGTTGGCCTCGATTCGGGAGACGATTGCTGCGGCCGATAATCCCAATGTTTGGATTTACCTGCTGAGTGATGCGGAGCTTGAGCCGTATCTGGAGCGATTAGAGGGGCTCGATCCAGAGAGCCTGCCACTGTATGGCATTCCTTTTGGTATTAAAGATAACATTGATTTGGTCGGCATACCAACCACGGCGGCGTGCCCAGAATTTGAATATACGCCTGAATATTCATCGCCTGTGGTGGAGCAGTTGATTGAGGCTGGCGCGATTCCGATTGGTAAAACCAACCTAGATCAATTTGCGACAGGTCTTGTTGGCACGCGCACGCCGTATGGTGCGCCACGCAATCCCTATGCGAACGATCGCGTGCCAGGTGGGTCAAGCTGTGGCTCGGCGGTCGCACTGTCCGAAGGCATGGTCAGTTTTTCACTCGGCACGGATACGGCAGGTTCTGGTCGCGTGCCTGCTGCATTTAATAAGCTTTGGGGTGTGAAGCCGAGTAAAGGGCGTCTGAGCACCAGTGGGCTAGTGCCTGCATGTCGCACTTTGGACTGTATTTCAATTTTCGCGCTCAATGCAGTTGATAGTCAGACGGTATTAAAAGTCGCTGAAGGGTATGATGTGGAAGATGCGTATTCGCAGGCGACTTTGGATAAGCCTTTGGTAAACACGAAAGTGATTGGCATACCACAAGCGGATCAGTTGATGTTTTTTGGAGATGCAGACTATGAGGGTGCGTGGGTGCAGGCGGTCGATGACCTCCAATCGCAAGGTTGGGAAGTGGTCGAAATCGATTTCGAGCCGTTCTTGAATGCCGCCCGTCTCCTGTATGAAGGTCCGTGGGTGTCCGAGCGTTACACCGTGTTAGAGGATTTTCTGAAGACCAATCCCGAAGCCTTTTATTCTGCGACGAAGCAGATCATTGGCGGCGGAGCGGATCATTCCGCACGCGATGCCTTTGCGGCGACGTATCGCTTAGCAGAGCTACGGCGCGAATCCGAGGCAGTCTGGGATGGGCTGACGGCGATCGTTACACCGACCGCTGGTGGTTTTCCGACCTTAGCAGATATGGAGGCGGATCCGATTGGGCCGAATTCGCAGCTCGGGTATTATACCAACTTTATGAACTTGCTGGATCTCTGCGCCGTGGCGGTGCCTGCAGGGGAGAGTGCGACTGGACTGCCGTTTGGGCTCACTTGGATTGCCCCGCGCGATACTGACAAGGCCCTGATCGAAGTTGCGAGCAAAGGGCCGTCGGCGCTCAAGCCAGACGCGACGCTCTCGATTCTACTCTTCGGAGCGCACATGCACGGCTTGCCGTTGAACAGTCAAGTGCTCGGGCTCGGCGGCAGCTTTGTTGGCAACGTGCAGACAGCGCCGCTTTATAAGATGGTGTATCTGCCAGAGCCCGCACCGCATCGCCCGGGGATCGTGCGTATTGCTGAAGGTGGCGTGTCCATCGCCGCCGAAGAGTGGTGTTTCCCGAAAGCGGCACTCGGTGAGTTGTTGGCTACGATTCAGCAACCTCTAGGGCTGGGGCAGTTGGAGCTTACGGATGGCCGCAAGGTGCATGGATTTTTGTGCGAAGCGGTCGTAGCGGAAGTCGCTGAAGATATTTCAGTAAGCGGTGGCTGGCGTCAGTTCTTGGCGCGGGGGTAG
- the gmk gene encoding guanylate kinase, with the protein MKNPKPGLLIIVSGPAGSGKTTLCDRMLAEEPALWRVVTSTTRKPRGNEKDHVDYYFFDHATFEQKIAEGHFYEYAHVHGNIYGTLKSEVQDKLAVGTDLLLNIDVQGAAQMREMAQSDPLLKGNVVTVFIMPRTLEELEQRLRGRATDDEDQIQRRMKVASAEMQQHELYDHTILSGSRGEDFAALQKIYFEEKAKRA; encoded by the coding sequence ATGAAAAACCCGAAGCCTGGTCTCCTCATCATTGTTTCTGGCCCCGCAGGGAGCGGCAAGACGACGCTCTGCGATCGCATGCTGGCCGAAGAACCAGCGCTTTGGCGCGTCGTCACCTCAACCACCCGCAAGCCACGCGGCAATGAGAAGGATCATGTCGACTACTACTTCTTCGATCACGCCACCTTTGAGCAGAAAATCGCCGAAGGTCACTTTTACGAGTATGCCCACGTGCATGGTAACATCTACGGCACCCTCAAAAGCGAAGTGCAGGACAAATTAGCTGTCGGCACCGACCTACTACTCAACATCGACGTGCAAGGTGCTGCGCAAATGCGTGAAATGGCTCAAAGCGATCCACTGCTCAAGGGCAACGTCGTCACCGTCTTCATCATGCCCCGCACGCTGGAAGAGCTCGAGCAACGCCTCCGCGGCCGCGCCACCGACGACGAAGACCAGATCCAGCGCCGCATGAAAGTCGCCAGCGCCGAGATGCAGCAGCACGAACTCTACGACCACACCATCCTCAGCGGCTCCCGTGGCGAAGACTTTGCAGCCTTGCAAAAGATCTACTTCGAGGAAAAGGCGAAGCGAGCGTAA
- a CDS encoding PEP-CTERM sorting domain-containing protein (PEP-CTERM proteins occur, often in large numbers, in the proteomes of bacteria that also encode an exosortase, a predicted intramembrane cysteine proteinase. The presence of a PEP-CTERM domain at a protein's C-terminus predicts cleavage within the sorting domain, followed by covalent anchoring to some some component of the (usually Gram-negative) cell surface. Many PEP-CTERM proteins exhibit an unusual sequence composition that includes large numbers of potential glycosylation sites. Expression of one such protein has been shown restore the ability of a bacterium to form floc, a type of biofilm.), whose product MKSILYTIGLVIMTHSISSTAQAAINFPTTDVVINPNGYIGGHFGNVVNYNEWVGSATAEAEMNNGVLETASTSPTFRGAAMVFDSSYFNVPGDYELTFDVTYHSSGPENTGNVNIWSGSGYNTTDSALIVDTQSGTLRTTGSAVSTELGSLLVQSTGNNQSIAFTYDGTSDVAFFFGATSGSAGHPEVNYANISVQAVPEPSTYALVLGLTSVFFVARRRKRI is encoded by the coding sequence ATGAAATCAATTCTATACACAATTGGCCTCGTCATCATGACGCACAGCATTAGCTCAACAGCCCAGGCAGCAATCAACTTTCCCACCACCGATGTAGTAATCAATCCGAATGGCTATATCGGCGGCCATTTCGGTAACGTAGTAAACTACAATGAGTGGGTGGGGAGTGCTACCGCAGAAGCGGAGATGAACAACGGTGTGCTAGAGACAGCTTCCACATCTCCTACTTTTCGTGGCGCTGCGATGGTCTTTGACTCAAGCTATTTCAACGTTCCGGGTGACTATGAGCTAACTTTCGACGTGACATATCATAGCAGTGGCCCCGAAAACACGGGTAACGTTAATATCTGGAGCGGTAGCGGCTATAACACAACTGATAGCGCTCTGATCGTCGATACTCAGTCAGGCACCTTGCGAACCACAGGTAGTGCCGTCTCAACTGAACTGGGCTCGCTATTAGTGCAATCCACAGGAAATAACCAAAGCATCGCTTTTACCTACGACGGGACAAGCGACGTTGCATTTTTCTTTGGAGCAACAAGCGGCTCTGCTGGACACCCTGAAGTCAACTACGCAAATATTAGCGTCCAGGCAGTTCCAGAACCAAGCACCTACGCCCTGGTCTTAGGCCTAACATCGGTATTCTTCGTTGCACGCAGACGGAAGCGGATCTAA
- a CDS encoding HAD family phosphatase — translation MDLKLAGSVHPIDLIVFDCDGVLLDTMAAKIEAFRSWVPEAHAELRDAFMEIVMHGFGKSRTYHIASFYRELLKQEPDPAFLVAEVDRFTDLCEPLCAAAGWRIGSREFVEACRAAEIPRYVLSGTPQAPLEQMLASANGTEWFDVIIGSPPAKPESMERILAETGTPAHRTVFVGDANADHEAALHVGAHFVYFPSEAPAPVREVPTQVNDLRELLVETE, via the coding sequence ATGGATTTAAAACTAGCAGGCTCGGTGCATCCGATTGATTTGATTGTGTTCGACTGTGACGGGGTGCTGCTCGATACGATGGCGGCAAAGATCGAGGCGTTTCGGAGCTGGGTGCCAGAGGCGCACGCAGAGCTACGCGACGCATTTATGGAGATCGTCATGCATGGTTTCGGTAAGAGTCGCACCTATCATATCGCGAGTTTTTACCGTGAACTATTGAAGCAAGAGCCAGATCCGGCATTTTTGGTGGCGGAGGTCGATCGATTTACCGATCTCTGTGAGCCTTTATGTGCCGCTGCCGGTTGGCGAATTGGTTCGCGGGAATTTGTGGAGGCTTGTCGTGCGGCTGAGATTCCGCGCTACGTGCTGTCTGGCACGCCGCAAGCTCCGCTAGAGCAGATGTTGGCTTCGGCCAATGGCACGGAGTGGTTTGATGTGATCATTGGCTCTCCACCTGCGAAGCCGGAGAGTATGGAGCGCATTTTAGCTGAGACAGGCACACCAGCGCATCGGACGGTGTTTGTCGGCGATGCCAATGCGGATCACGAGGCGGCGCTACATGTGGGGGCGCATTTCGTCTATTTTCCGTCAGAGGCACCCGCACCGGTCAGAGAGGTGCCGACGCAGGTTAACGATCTTCGGGAGTTGTTGGTCGAAACGGAATAA
- a CDS encoding TraB/GumN family protein yields the protein MLKIPALLLALLPAALLADSSVWKISKGEQSLYIGGTCHVLRSTDYPLPAEFDQAYEAADTLVFEIDPAAAQDPAFAMQLLAKASYSDGRTLKSVLSADAYAALAKQGKQSGLPIELLNSLKPGMVMMMLTMQELTKAGVTEEGVDMHYHARGLKDGKSVDSLETPEFQIDLLTSMGEGIEDELVLYGLEDLSHMKELFNELIAAWRSGDLAQIEALFISDMVDYPELYSKLLVDRNRRWIPQIEAYMKTPEIEFVLVGAAHAASKDGILALLKNRGYTVEQL from the coding sequence ATGTTAAAAATCCCCGCCCTACTCCTTGCCCTACTCCCCGCTGCATTACTTGCTGACAGCTCCGTCTGGAAAATTTCTAAAGGCGAACAATCGCTCTACATCGGCGGCACCTGCCATGTGCTGCGCAGCACCGACTATCCGCTACCAGCCGAATTCGACCAAGCCTATGAGGCCGCCGACACCCTGGTCTTCGAGATCGATCCGGCTGCGGCACAAGATCCCGCCTTTGCAATGCAGCTCCTCGCCAAAGCAAGCTACAGCGATGGGCGCACACTCAAATCCGTGCTCTCGGCCGATGCCTACGCAGCCTTAGCGAAGCAAGGCAAACAAAGTGGACTACCGATCGAGCTGCTCAATTCCCTCAAGCCCGGCATGGTCATGATGATGCTCACCATGCAAGAGCTGACCAAGGCGGGTGTCACGGAGGAAGGCGTTGATATGCATTATCACGCACGCGGGCTCAAGGACGGCAAATCAGTGGACTCCCTCGAGACACCCGAATTTCAGATCGATCTCCTCACCTCCATGGGCGAAGGCATCGAAGATGAGCTGGTCCTCTACGGGCTCGAAGATCTCAGTCACATGAAAGAGCTGTTTAACGAACTCATTGCCGCATGGCGCTCAGGCGACTTAGCCCAAATCGAGGCGCTCTTCATCTCAGACATGGTCGATTATCCCGAGCTCTACTCGAAGCTGCTGGTCGATCGCAACCGCCGCTGGATTCCACAGATCGAAGCCTACATGAAGACTCCGGAAATTGAGTTCGTGCTCGTCGGCGCCGCACATGCCGCAAGTAAAGATGGCATCCTCGCGCTCTTAAAGAACCGTGGTTATACGGTCGAGCAGCTTTAG
- a CDS encoding GNAT family N-acetyltransferase — protein sequence MPTVIHLPDHSRFEINVDDATAVLEYHLVDQVMTIHHTFVPVELRGQNIAGILAKAAFDCARADGLQVIPQCSYIASYARRFPEAGALILKA from the coding sequence ATGCCCACAGTTATACATCTTCCAGATCACTCACGTTTCGAGATCAACGTCGACGATGCGACGGCCGTGCTCGAATACCACTTAGTCGACCAAGTGATGACCATCCATCACACCTTTGTTCCGGTCGAACTACGTGGACAAAACATCGCGGGCATACTCGCCAAAGCAGCTTTTGACTGCGCACGCGCCGATGGTCTGCAGGTCATCCCACAATGCTCCTACATCGCCAGCTATGCTAGGCGATTTCCCGAAGCCGGGGCACTCATCCTAAAAGCCTAA